CAAGATAGACCAACAGTAAAAGAGGTTGTAGACGAAGAAATATCCAATATAGGGggaagataaaaataaataaaaagggaagaagatgaaagaaaacaaaatcagACAAGAAGGGGCTTTTTTGTACTCACGTGGGTTGCACATGAAGAAGCTTCTGTTCATTTTGACAGATTATTATTCGTCACATTTTAGGGCTAAAAACCAAAATGATAAGCTTTTATGATTATATTAAGGACCTTTTTCACTAAGTGTTATACGCGAGGGACCACAAATAATTACAAGAAACTCAACAATTTGGCGACTTATTAAGTGATGAATAATTCAAGCTCTTCAATTAGAGTGGCAGTTTCCGATGAAGAAGATATCAATATATTAGCGTTGAGGAAACCCAAGAAGCGAGCGGGAAGGAAGAAGTTCAAAGAAACTCGGCACCCAGTGTACAGGGGAGTGAGAAGGAGGAACAACGACAAGTGGGTTTGCGAACTGCGCGAGCCCAGCAAACAGAAGCGAATATGGTTGGGAAGTTACCCAACCGCAGAAATGGCTGCGCGCGCTCATGACGTAGCTGCATTGGCACTTAGAGGACAGCTGGCCACTTTAAACTTCGCAGACTCCGCTTGGCGGTTGCAAATGCCGGCATCAAAGGATCCCAAGGACTTGCACAAAGCAGCTGCAAAAGCAGCAGAGGCGCTCTGGCCAGGAGAGGAAGCTGATGTTAATTCTAGAGGAGCCGCTAATACTGGCAATGGCAATGAGGAAATGAAGGTGGTATCACAAGAG
This DNA window, taken from Nicotiana tabacum cultivar K326 chromosome 15, ASM71507v2, whole genome shotgun sequence, encodes the following:
- the LOC107816079 gene encoding dehydration-responsive element-binding protein 1E-like, producing MNNSSSSIRVAVSDEEDINILALRKPKKRAGRKKFKETRHPVYRGVRRRNNDKWVCELREPSKQKRIWLGSYPTAEMAARAHDVAALALRGQLATLNFADSAWRLQMPASKDPKDLHKAAAKAAEALWPGEEADVNSRGAANTGNGNEEMKVVSQEENAAYNCTQNIVTAENVLYSNSCSEVGMLGTQEWQAYMEERSLFSPNPCCLGSCFSWDDDMESDVEVSLWSYSV